A genomic region of Pseudomonas sp. MPC6 contains the following coding sequences:
- the dgoD gene encoding galactonate dehydratase, with translation MKITKLTTFIVPPRWCFLKVETDEGVTGWGEPVVEGRAHTVAAAVEELSDYLIGKDPRNIEDIWTVLYRGGFYRGGAIHMSALAGIDQALWDIKGKALGVSVSDLLGGQVRDKIRVYSWIGGDRPADTARAAKEAVERGFTAVKMNGTEELQFLDSFEKVDLALANVAAVRDAVGPNVGIGVDFHGRVHKPMAKVLMKELDPYKLMFIEEPVLSENYEALKELAPLTSTPIALGERLFSRWDFKRVLSEGYVDIIQPDASHAGGITETRKIANMAEAYDVALALHCPLGPIALAACLQLDAVCYNAFIQEQSLGIHYNESNDLLDYVKDPRVFDYDKGFVKIPNGPGLGIEINEEYVIERAAVGHRWRNPIWRHADGSFAEW, from the coding sequence ATGAAAATCACCAAACTGACCACCTTCATCGTTCCACCGCGCTGGTGCTTTCTCAAGGTCGAAACCGACGAGGGCGTCACCGGTTGGGGCGAGCCTGTGGTCGAAGGTCGCGCCCACACGGTCGCGGCTGCCGTCGAAGAATTGTCCGACTACCTGATCGGCAAAGACCCACGCAACATCGAAGACATCTGGACCGTGCTCTACCGCGGCGGCTTTTACCGTGGCGGCGCGATTCACATGAGCGCGCTGGCCGGTATCGACCAGGCGCTGTGGGACATCAAAGGCAAGGCCCTGGGGGTGTCGGTCAGTGATTTGCTCGGCGGCCAGGTGCGCGACAAGATCCGCGTCTACTCCTGGATCGGCGGCGACCGGCCGGCGGACACCGCTCGCGCGGCGAAAGAAGCGGTCGAACGTGGTTTCACCGCGGTGAAAATGAACGGCACCGAAGAGCTGCAATTCCTCGATTCCTTCGAGAAGGTCGACCTGGCCCTGGCCAACGTCGCCGCCGTGCGCGACGCGGTGGGCCCGAACGTCGGGATCGGCGTCGACTTCCATGGCCGGGTGCACAAACCCATGGCCAAGGTGCTGATGAAGGAGCTCGATCCGTACAAACTGATGTTCATCGAAGAACCGGTGCTCAGCGAAAACTACGAAGCACTGAAGGAACTGGCGCCGCTGACCAGTACGCCGATTGCCCTGGGTGAGCGGCTGTTCTCGCGCTGGGATTTCAAGCGCGTGCTCAGCGAAGGCTACGTCGACATCATCCAGCCCGATGCTTCCCACGCCGGCGGCATCACCGAAACCCGCAAGATCGCCAACATGGCCGAAGCCTACGACGTGGCGCTGGCGCTGCATTGCCCGCTGGGCCCGATTGCGCTGGCGGCGTGCCTGCAGCTGGATGCGGTTTGCTACAACGCGTTCATCCAGGAGCAGAGCCTGGGCATCCACTACAACGAGAGCAACGACCTGCTGGATTACGTCAAGGATCCACGGGTGTTCGACTACGACAAAGGCTTCGTCAAGATCCCCAACGGCCCGGGCCTGGGGATCGAGATCAACGAGGAATACGTGATCGAACGCGCGGCGGTCGGCCACCGCTGGCGCAACCCGATCTGGCGCCATGCCGATGGCAGTTTTGCCGAGTGGTGA
- a CDS encoding MFS transporter translates to MQPQTLTGQASLVTPSRKRFFIMVLLFITVVINYLDRSNLSIAAPALTSELGIDPIHVGLIFSAFGWTYAAMQIPGGWLVDRVPPRILYSVALLLWSIATVMLGFAASFIALFVLRMAVGALEAPAYPINSRVVTTWFPERERATAIGFYTSGQFVGLAFLTPVLAWLQHRYGWHMVFVSTGAVGILWAVIWYAVYREPRDFKGANAAEIELIREGGGLVDIQVETAKAKAKFSWTDLGVVLSKRKLWGIYLGQFCLNSTLWFFLTWFPTYLVKYRGMDFIKSGLLASLPFLAAFVGVLCSGFFSDWLIRRGYTVGFARKLPIIGGLLISTSIIGANFVESTPLVIAFLALAFFGNGLASITLSLVSTLAPARLLGLTGGVFNFIGNLSAITTPIVIGFLATGNSFAPAITYISALALIGALSYILLVGKVERIKL, encoded by the coding sequence ATGCAACCGCAAACCCTCACCGGGCAGGCGTCGTTGGTGACGCCCAGTCGCAAGCGTTTTTTCATCATGGTCCTGCTGTTCATCACCGTGGTGATCAACTACCTGGACCGCAGCAACCTGTCGATTGCCGCCCCGGCGCTGACCAGCGAACTGGGGATCGATCCGATCCATGTCGGGCTGATCTTCTCTGCGTTCGGCTGGACCTACGCCGCCATGCAGATCCCCGGCGGCTGGCTGGTGGATCGCGTCCCGCCACGGATTCTCTACAGCGTCGCGCTGCTGCTGTGGTCGATCGCCACGGTGATGCTCGGCTTTGCTGCCAGCTTCATCGCGCTGTTCGTCCTGCGCATGGCGGTCGGTGCGCTGGAAGCGCCGGCCTATCCGATCAACAGCCGTGTGGTCACCACGTGGTTCCCTGAACGCGAGCGTGCCACCGCCATCGGTTTTTATACCTCCGGGCAATTTGTCGGCCTGGCATTCCTCACCCCGGTACTGGCCTGGTTGCAGCATCGATACGGCTGGCACATGGTCTTCGTCAGCACCGGTGCGGTGGGCATTCTCTGGGCGGTGATCTGGTACGCGGTGTATCGCGAGCCGCGGGATTTCAAGGGCGCCAACGCGGCTGAAATCGAGCTGATCCGCGAGGGCGGCGGGCTGGTGGATATTCAGGTCGAAACCGCCAAGGCCAAGGCGAAATTCAGTTGGACCGACCTCGGCGTCGTCCTCAGCAAACGCAAACTCTGGGGCATCTACCTCGGCCAGTTCTGCCTCAACTCGACACTGTGGTTTTTCCTCACGTGGTTCCCGACCTACCTGGTGAAATATCGCGGCATGGACTTCATCAAGTCCGGCCTGCTGGCATCGCTGCCGTTCCTCGCCGCCTTCGTCGGCGTGCTGTGTTCGGGGTTCTTCTCTGACTGGTTGATCCGGCGCGGCTACACGGTGGGTTTTGCCCGCAAGTTGCCGATCATCGGCGGCCTGTTGATTTCCACCTCGATCATCGGCGCCAACTTCGTCGAGTCGACCCCGCTGGTGATTGCCTTCCTCGCGCTGGCATTTTTCGGTAACGGGCTGGCCTCGATCACCTTGTCGCTGGTGTCGACCCTGGCCCCGGCCCGGTTGCTGGGACTGACCGGCGGGGTGTTCAACTTTATCGGCAACCTGTCGGCCATCACCACGCCCATCGTCATCGGTTTCCTCGCCACCGGTAATTCGTTCGCTCCGGCGATCACCTATATCTCGGCGCTGGCGTTGATTGGCGCGCTTTCCTACATCCTGCTGGTGGGCAAGGTCGAGCGTATCAAGTTGTAG
- a CDS encoding GntR family transcriptional regulator, translating to MIRQVRFDKKQRVVDELIRRIESGLLEDGFLLPGEHQLAQEFKVSRGTLREALAELKRRHYIATQSGVGSIVTFDGVVLDQRNGWAQALADSGALINTEVLRLEAVTRPDLLPRFGTDQFITLDRRRRSTDGKLVSLERSLMPATGGLESLPRVGLIDNSLTITLAAYGYIGERGDQWIGAEPLNAEDAELLGRPPGTVFLKALRTTYDRKNRFMEQVESLLDPVHFRLHLQFGRSQ from the coding sequence ATGATTAGACAGGTACGATTTGACAAGAAACAACGGGTGGTCGACGAACTCATCCGGCGCATCGAAAGCGGCCTCCTGGAGGACGGCTTTCTATTGCCGGGCGAGCATCAGTTGGCTCAGGAATTCAAGGTCAGCCGGGGCACGCTGCGCGAGGCCCTGGCCGAATTGAAACGGCGCCATTACATCGCGACGCAAAGCGGGGTCGGCTCCATCGTCACCTTCGACGGTGTGGTACTCGATCAACGCAACGGCTGGGCCCAGGCCCTGGCCGACAGCGGGGCGCTGATCAATACCGAAGTGCTGCGGCTGGAGGCGGTGACCCGTCCTGACCTGCTGCCGCGCTTCGGCACCGACCAATTCATCACCCTCGACCGACGCCGGCGTTCCACCGACGGCAAGCTGGTCTCCCTCGAACGCTCACTGATGCCCGCCACCGGAGGCCTGGAAAGCCTGCCGCGGGTCGGCCTGATCGATAACTCCCTGACCATCACCCTGGCCGCCTACGGCTACATCGGTGAGCGCGGCGATCAATGGATCGGCGCCGAACCCCTGAATGCCGAAGACGCCGAACTGCTGGGCCGCCCCCCAGGCACGGTATTCCTCAAAGCCTTGCGCACCACCTACGACCGGAAAAACCGCTTCATGGAGCAGGTCGAAAGCCTGCTCGACCCGGTGCATTTTCGCCTGCACCTGCAATTTGGCCGTTCACAATGA
- a CDS encoding ADP-ribosylglycohydrolase family protein — MTALNRALGAFYGLALGDALGMPTQSLSRAEIKARFGEITDLQDAGPDQPIAANMPKGSITDDTEQAILVGQLLVEGEGLIDPSRLARRLIEWEAEMQAKGSQDLLGPSTKRAIEMILAGHSPEEAGRYGSTNGAAMRITPVGIAADVAAPEPFIQAVVQACQVTHNTTLGISSAAAVAAVISAGINGMDLGEALNLGQQMALQAEGHGHWVAGGRIASRISWARTLSVDSDRAMLADLLYDVIGTSVASQESVVVSFALAQQVAIGEMNAFEALCMAASLGGDTDTIAAILGAMLGACLGLESWPAAMIEQVKAVNHLELEPLVKGLLALR, encoded by the coding sequence ATGACCGCACTCAACCGTGCCCTGGGCGCATTTTATGGCCTGGCCCTGGGCGATGCGCTGGGCATGCCGACGCAATCCCTGAGCCGCGCCGAGATCAAGGCGCGCTTCGGCGAAATCACCGATCTGCAGGACGCCGGCCCGGATCAGCCGATCGCCGCGAACATGCCCAAGGGCTCGATCACCGACGACACCGAACAGGCGATTCTGGTCGGCCAATTGCTGGTCGAGGGCGAGGGCTTGATCGACCCGTCAAGGCTTGCCCGGCGGCTGATCGAATGGGAAGCCGAGATGCAAGCCAAGGGCTCACAGGACTTGCTCGGCCCGTCGACCAAGCGGGCGATCGAGATGATCCTCGCCGGCCATTCACCGGAAGAAGCGGGGCGTTACGGCTCCACCAACGGCGCGGCCATGCGCATCACGCCAGTCGGGATCGCGGCGGATGTCGCCGCTCCTGAACCTTTCATCCAGGCCGTGGTGCAGGCCTGCCAGGTCACCCACAACACCACGCTGGGCATTTCCAGTGCGGCGGCGGTGGCGGCGGTGATCTCGGCCGGGATTAACGGCATGGACCTGGGCGAAGCCTTGAACCTTGGCCAGCAAATGGCATTGCAAGCGGAGGGGCATGGGCACTGGGTCGCGGGCGGACGCATCGCTTCGCGCATCAGTTGGGCACGGACCCTCAGTGTCGACAGCGATCGGGCGATGCTCGCCGATTTGCTGTATGACGTGATCGGCACCTCGGTGGCGTCTCAGGAATCGGTGGTGGTGTCGTTTGCCCTGGCCCAGCAAGTGGCCATTGGCGAAATGAACGCCTTCGAAGCGCTGTGCATGGCGGCGAGCCTGGGGGGTGACACCGATACCATCGCGGCGATTCTCGGGGCGATGCTCGGGGCCTGCCTGGGGCTGGAGAGCTGGCCGGCGGCGATGATCGAGCAGGTCAAGGCTGTTAATCATCTGGAGCTGGAGCCTTTGGTAAAAGGACTTTTAGCTTTGCGTTGA
- a CDS encoding PfkB family carbohydrate kinase, whose product MPRLLHTGQVIIDLVMAVDKLPQPGGDVLAQSARFEAGGGFNVMAAAQRNGLPVIYLGRHGTGRFGDLAREAMNAQGIRLGIADCAERDTGLCVAVTDASAERSFISYIGAEGELTAEDLASVPAEAGDYVYVSGYSLLHRGKAQALVDWVLALPGGIKVVFDPGPLVESPDAPLMQALLPRIDLWTSNSVEALRFTGAPDIGEALNRLADHLPAEVLTVVRDGPQGCWISRHGEHRHVPGFKVEAVDSNGAGDAHAGVFVAGLAQGLAAGEAARRANAAAALAVTRWGPATSPGTAEVDELISNISGA is encoded by the coding sequence ATGCCTAGATTGCTGCATACCGGCCAGGTCATCATCGACCTGGTCATGGCCGTGGATAAACTGCCGCAGCCGGGCGGTGACGTGCTGGCGCAATCCGCCCGTTTCGAAGCTGGCGGTGGCTTCAATGTAATGGCTGCCGCCCAGCGTAACGGTTTGCCGGTGATTTACCTGGGGCGCCACGGCACCGGACGTTTCGGCGATCTGGCCCGTGAGGCGATGAACGCGCAAGGCATCCGCCTCGGCATCGCCGACTGCGCCGAGCGCGATACCGGGCTGTGCGTTGCGGTAACGGACGCGTCGGCCGAGCGCAGTTTCATTTCCTATATCGGCGCCGAGGGCGAGTTGACCGCCGAGGACCTGGCGAGTGTGCCGGCCGAGGCGGGCGACTATGTCTACGTCAGTGGCTACAGCCTGTTGCATCGCGGCAAGGCGCAGGCGCTGGTGGATTGGGTGCTGGCGTTGCCGGGCGGGATCAAGGTGGTGTTCGACCCGGGCCCGTTGGTGGAGTCGCCGGATGCGCCGTTGATGCAGGCCTTGCTGCCGCGCATTGATCTGTGGACCAGCAACAGTGTCGAGGCGCTGCGGTTTACCGGCGCGCCGGACATCGGCGAAGCCTTGAACCGGTTGGCTGATCATCTGCCGGCCGAGGTGCTGACAGTGGTGCGCGATGGGCCGCAAGGGTGCTGGATCAGCCGGCACGGCGAGCACCGGCATGTGCCGGGGTTCAAGGTCGAGGCGGTGGACAGCAATGGTGCCGGGGATGCGCATGCCGGGGTATTCGTGGCCGGGTTGGCACAGGGGTTGGCGGCAGGTGAGGCGGCGCGGCGGGCGAATGCGGCGGCGGCATTGGCGGTGACCCGGTGGGGGCCGGCGACTTCGCCCGGGACTGCCGAGGTGGATGAGTTGATCAGCAACATCTCCGGCGCCTGA
- a CDS encoding cytosine permease, with amino-acid sequence MSSSTAGPSAGQLETRGIEPVPEAECNGHPLQLFWVWFAANISILGLPLGATLVAFRGLAIWQAIIVAILGAAGSFAVVGIISIAGRRGRAPSLTLSRAIFGVRGNIGPTLVSLMSRLGWETVNTTTAAFVLLSLCSILFGSPVEAKSAPLLTLVFIAIFVLLTLSVSGLGHATLLVIQKWATYVFGALNILVGGFLCATIDWSAVFNAAPAPLSAMIIGIGTMAAGTGIGWANAGADMSRYQHRSVKAVRLVASAAFGAGIPLVLLITLGGLLSVGNNDLASATDPIVAIRDMLPTWMAVPYLMTAFGGLLLSNNLSVYSAGLTTLTLGLKVKRVYAVVVDIVAIFAGSIYFMLIADSFYGPFITFISLLAVPITAWVAIFVVDLIHRHYYSPKDLLDVSPSSAYWYRGGVEWRAFGAWAVAIVLGFSFTTLGTTEQNVWFRGFLSDSWLGHNGLGWIVTFLVAGGIYCVLGGARDRRAALLENAHA; translated from the coding sequence ATGAGTTCATCGACCGCCGGGCCAAGCGCCGGGCAACTGGAAACCCGGGGCATCGAACCGGTACCGGAGGCGGAGTGCAACGGCCATCCGCTGCAACTGTTCTGGGTCTGGTTCGCCGCCAACATTTCCATCCTCGGCCTGCCGCTGGGTGCGACCCTCGTGGCGTTTCGCGGCCTGGCGATCTGGCAGGCGATCATCGTCGCGATCCTCGGCGCCGCCGGTTCGTTTGCGGTGGTCGGCATCATCTCCATCGCCGGCCGGCGGGGCCGGGCTCCGAGCCTGACCCTGTCGCGAGCGATCTTCGGCGTACGCGGCAATATCGGCCCGACCCTGGTCTCGCTGATGTCGCGTCTGGGTTGGGAAACGGTCAACACCACCACGGCGGCATTTGTGTTGCTGTCGTTGTGCTCGATCCTGTTCGGCTCGCCAGTGGAAGCCAAAAGCGCACCGCTGCTGACCCTGGTGTTCATCGCGATTTTCGTGCTGCTGACGTTGTCGGTCTCCGGCCTCGGCCATGCCACCTTGCTGGTGATCCAGAAGTGGGCGACCTATGTGTTCGGTGCGCTGAACATTCTGGTGGGCGGTTTCCTCTGCGCGACCATCGACTGGAGCGCCGTGTTCAACGCCGCGCCGGCACCGCTGAGCGCCATGATCATCGGTATCGGCACCATGGCCGCCGGCACCGGCATCGGTTGGGCGAACGCCGGTGCCGATATGTCGCGCTACCAGCACCGCAGCGTCAAGGCCGTGCGCCTGGTCGCGTCGGCGGCGTTCGGTGCGGGGATCCCGCTGGTACTGCTGATCACCCTCGGCGGGCTGCTGTCGGTGGGCAACAACGACCTGGCCTCGGCCACCGATCCGATCGTCGCGATCCGCGACATGCTGCCGACCTGGATGGCCGTGCCGTACCTGATGACCGCATTCGGCGGGCTGCTGCTGTCGAACAACCTGTCGGTGTACTCCGCCGGCCTGACCACCTTGACCCTCGGCCTGAAGGTCAAGCGCGTCTACGCCGTGGTGGTCGATATCGTTGCGATCTTCGCCGGTTCGATCTACTTCATGCTGATTGCGGACAGCTTCTACGGTCCGTTCATAACCTTCATTTCGCTGCTGGCCGTGCCCATCACGGCGTGGGTCGCGATCTTCGTGGTCGACCTGATTCATCGTCACTACTACAGCCCCAAGGATCTGCTGGACGTCAGCCCGAGCAGCGCCTACTGGTATCGCGGCGGCGTCGAGTGGCGTGCGTTCGGTGCGTGGGCCGTAGCGATCGTGCTGGGTTTCAGCTTTACCACCCTCGGCACCACCGAACAGAACGTCTGGTTCCGCGGCTTCCTGTCCGACTCCTGGCTGGGCCATAACGGCTTGGGCTGGATCGTGACCTTCCTGGTGGCCGGCGGGATTTACTGTGTACTCGGCGGGGCCAGGGATCGCCGCGCCGCGTTGCTAGAGAATGCTCATGCCTAG
- a CDS encoding Rho termination factor N-terminal domain-containing protein, which translates to MPRGSKDKYTGEQKRKAEHIEDSYEKKGVAKDEAEARAWATVNKQSGGGERKGGSGRKTPASAKSEDRQESSRRAVASREGHSRNSEASRDTQTVDSLRKEATAKKIPGRSSMRKQELIEALRKAG; encoded by the coding sequence ATGCCTCGTGGAAGCAAAGACAAGTACACCGGCGAACAGAAACGCAAGGCCGAGCACATCGAAGACAGCTACGAGAAAAAAGGTGTCGCCAAAGATGAAGCAGAAGCTCGCGCCTGGGCCACGGTCAACAAGCAGTCGGGTGGCGGTGAGCGCAAAGGGGGCTCTGGACGCAAGACACCGGCGAGCGCCAAGTCCGAAGATCGCCAGGAGTCATCCCGACGCGCAGTGGCCAGCCGTGAGGGGCATTCGCGCAACAGCGAGGCTTCGCGCGATACCCAGACCGTGGACAGTTTGCGTAAGGAAGCCACGGCGAAGAAAATTCCGGGGCGGTCGAGCATGCGCAAGCAGGAGTTGATCGAGGCGTTGCGCAAGGCGGGTTGA
- a CDS encoding 2-dehydro-3-deoxygalactonokinase produces the protein MLAQLIALDWGTTSLRAYKLGQDGQVLEQRSLSSGIMQLPTAPRIVAGRACTDGFELAFDEACGDWLDAQPALPVIACGMVGSAQGWCEAAYRDTPANVASLGTALHTLRSTRGVDVHIVPGVIQRSPLPNVMRGEETQVLGVLQNLPVDCGNDLLIGLPGSHSKWVQVADGCIEHFDTFMTGEIFAVLSEHSILGRTQLRGASFDGAAFDRGVQVALSADGEIGPLSTLFSARSLGLTGELSASAQPDYLSGLLIGHELSALANVQRRRRNSVHLPSIILIGNAQLCARYTRALDACGFARVTLAEQATERGLWQLAIAAGLMAATPSR, from the coding sequence ATGCTGGCGCAATTGATCGCGCTCGATTGGGGGACAACCTCATTACGTGCTTACAAACTGGGCCAGGATGGCCAAGTGCTCGAACAGCGCTCGCTGTCGTCGGGCATCATGCAACTGCCCACAGCGCCACGAATCGTCGCCGGCCGGGCATGCACCGATGGTTTTGAGCTGGCCTTCGATGAGGCCTGCGGTGACTGGCTCGACGCGCAGCCCGCTTTGCCGGTGATTGCCTGCGGCATGGTCGGCAGCGCCCAGGGCTGGTGCGAAGCGGCCTACCGCGATACCCCGGCAAACGTCGCCAGTCTCGGCACCGCCCTGCACACCCTGCGCAGCACTCGCGGTGTCGATGTGCACATCGTGCCGGGCGTTATCCAGCGTTCGCCTTTACCTAATGTGATGCGCGGCGAAGAAACCCAAGTGCTGGGCGTGCTGCAAAACCTGCCAGTGGATTGCGGCAACGATCTGTTGATCGGCCTGCCGGGCAGTCATTCGAAATGGGTGCAAGTCGCCGACGGCTGCATCGAGCATTTCGATACCTTCATGACCGGCGAAATCTTCGCCGTGCTCAGCGAACACAGCATTCTCGGACGCACCCAGCTACGCGGTGCGTCTTTCGATGGCGCCGCCTTCGATCGCGGAGTGCAAGTGGCCTTGTCGGCGGACGGCGAGATCGGCCCGCTGTCGACCTTGTTCAGCGCCCGCAGCCTCGGGCTGACCGGCGAGCTGAGTGCCAGCGCGCAACCGGATTACCTGTCCGGCCTGCTGATCGGTCATGAGCTGTCGGCCTTGGCCAATGTCCAGCGCCGGCGCCGCAACAGCGTGCATCTGCCCTCGATCATCCTCATCGGTAATGCCCAACTGTGTGCCCGCTATACCCGGGCACTCGACGCCTGCGGTTTTGCCCGGGTGACCCTGGCCGAACAGGCCACCGAACGCGGGTTGTGGCAGCTGGCGATCGCCGCCGGACTGATGGCCGCAACCCCATCCCGTTAA
- a CDS encoding DUF1285 domain-containing protein, giving the protein MSGPQKANDLLGQIPKTKGLPPVHLWNPDFCGDIDMRIARDGTWYYLGTPIGRKPMVKLFSTIMRRDGDDYFLITPVEKVGIKVDDAPFVAIAVEVEGEGEAQVLRFTTNVEETAEAGAEHPMRVVIDPVTQEPAPYVHVRTNLEALIHRNVFYQLVELAVTREIDGQRWLGVWSGGEFFPIGLEP; this is encoded by the coding sequence ATGAGTGGCCCGCAAAAAGCCAACGACCTGTTGGGGCAAATCCCCAAAACCAAAGGCTTGCCACCGGTCCACCTGTGGAATCCCGACTTCTGCGGCGACATCGACATGCGCATCGCCCGCGACGGCACCTGGTACTACCTGGGCACGCCGATCGGGCGCAAGCCGATGGTCAAGCTGTTCTCCACCATCATGCGTCGCGACGGCGATGACTACTTCCTCATCACCCCGGTCGAGAAAGTCGGCATCAAGGTCGACGATGCGCCTTTCGTGGCGATTGCCGTGGAGGTGGAAGGCGAGGGCGAGGCGCAGGTCTTGCGCTTTACCACCAATGTCGAGGAGACCGCCGAGGCCGGTGCCGAACACCCGATGCGGGTAGTGATCGACCCGGTGACGCAAGAGCCGGCGCCGTACGTGCATGTGCGCACCAACCTTGAAGCGCTGATCCACCGCAATGTGTTCTATCAGCTGGTGGAACTGGCCGTGACCCGAGAGATCGACGGGCAGCGCTGGCTAGGCGTCTGGAGTGGTGGCGAGTTCTTCCCCATCGGCCTCGAGCCGTAA
- a CDS encoding IclR family transcriptional regulator, which yields MQEDAPKIAKDAAPTGTQTLLRGLGVVQAVASGARDLKEIARLIGTTRSTTHRLASCLVDERYLRVVPQIGYLLGPKLIELGFQAREELPLVTLAGPYLDELSALTGDTIHLAIREGDEVLYLHKNPGRNGPEMRSRVGHRMPLARTGIGKALMLDDTQEEWQRLYEVSLPAGGKNLFWPQHPEQSWEQFQQRMLEYVTGGYAFDLEDNEPSIRCVAAPIRDASRRIVAGISIASTVPYMPLEKMAELIPLIKGVTARLSAELGLKV from the coding sequence ATGCAGGAAGACGCCCCGAAAATCGCCAAGGACGCCGCGCCGACCGGCACCCAGACACTGCTGCGTGGCCTGGGTGTGGTGCAGGCGGTGGCCAGTGGTGCCCGTGATCTCAAGGAAATCGCCCGGCTGATCGGCACCACGCGCAGCACCACCCATCGTCTGGCCAGTTGTCTGGTGGATGAGCGTTACCTGCGGGTGGTGCCGCAAATCGGCTATCTGTTGGGGCCCAAGCTGATCGAACTGGGTTTCCAGGCGCGCGAAGAACTGCCCCTGGTGACCCTGGCCGGGCCGTACCTGGATGAGTTGTCGGCATTGACCGGCGACACCATCCACCTGGCGATTCGTGAAGGCGACGAGGTGCTCTATCTGCACAAGAATCCGGGGCGCAACGGCCCGGAAATGCGTTCGCGGGTCGGCCACCGCATGCCGTTGGCGCGTACCGGGATCGGCAAGGCGCTGATGCTGGATGACACGCAGGAAGAATGGCAGCGGCTGTACGAAGTCAGCCTGCCGGCAGGTGGGAAAAATCTATTCTGGCCGCAGCACCCGGAGCAGTCCTGGGAGCAGTTTCAGCAGCGCATGCTCGAGTATGTGACGGGCGGCTACGCCTTCGATCTGGAAGACAACGAACCGTCGATCCGCTGTGTGGCGGCGCCGATCCGTGATGCCTCCAGGCGCATTGTCGCTGGCATCAGCATCGCCAGCACCGTGCCCTACATGCCGCTGGAAAAAATGGCCGAGCTGATCCCTCTGATCAAGGGGGTCACAGCCCGGCTGTCTGCGGAGTTAGGCCTGAAGGTTTAG
- a CDS encoding GNAT family N-acetyltransferase, with protein MTIEIRPATPSDAPQILAFITELADYERARHEVIASVADIERSLFSEGATAHGLICLRDGSPIGFAVFFFSYSTWLGSNCLYLEDLYITPQQRGGGAGKTLLRHLAKIACANDCGRFEWSVLDWNKQAIEFYESLGAQPQEEWVRYRMDGAVLRDFAQGI; from the coding sequence ATGACCATCGAGATTCGCCCGGCGACCCCCAGCGATGCACCGCAAATCCTCGCGTTCATCACTGAACTGGCCGACTACGAACGTGCCCGCCACGAAGTCATCGCCAGTGTCGCCGACATCGAGCGCAGCCTGTTCAGCGAAGGCGCCACGGCCCACGGCCTGATCTGCCTGCGCGACGGCTCGCCGATCGGCTTTGCGGTGTTCTTTTTCAGCTATTCCACCTGGCTGGGCAGCAACTGCCTGTACCTCGAAGACCTCTACATCACCCCGCAACAGCGCGGTGGTGGCGCGGGCAAGACCTTGTTGCGCCATCTGGCAAAAATCGCCTGCGCCAATGATTGCGGGCGGTTCGAGTGGAGCGTGCTGGACTGGAACAAACAGGCGATCGAATTCTACGAATCCCTTGGTGCGCAGCCGCAGGAGGAGTGGGTGCGGTATCGGATGGATGGGGCGGTGTTGCGGGATTTTGCCCAAGGTATCTGA
- a CDS encoding 2-dehydro-3-deoxy-6-phosphogalactonate aldolase — MLKQALAQNGLIAILRGLRPQEAAAIGEVLYAAGFRVIEVPLNSPEPYDSIRILSSTLPADCLIGAGTVLTPEQVGQVKAAGGQVIVMPHSDPKVLRAAKAAGLFLSPGVATPTEAFAALAEGADVLKMFPAEQMGPAVVKAWLAVLPAGTILAPVGGITPDNMQVFIDAGVKGFGLGSGLFKPGMTPEEVAVNAKAYVAAWKALR, encoded by the coding sequence ATGCTCAAGCAAGCACTGGCGCAAAACGGTCTGATCGCGATCCTGCGGGGCCTGCGCCCGCAAGAGGCGGCGGCCATCGGAGAAGTCCTGTATGCCGCCGGATTTCGCGTCATCGAGGTACCGCTCAATTCCCCTGAACCCTACGACAGTATCCGCATCCTGAGCAGCACCTTGCCTGCCGACTGCCTGATCGGCGCGGGCACGGTGCTGACGCCGGAGCAGGTCGGGCAAGTGAAAGCCGCAGGCGGCCAGGTGATCGTCATGCCCCACAGCGATCCCAAGGTGTTGCGTGCGGCGAAGGCCGCGGGGTTGTTCCTGTCGCCGGGTGTGGCGACGCCGACGGAAGCCTTTGCCGCATTGGCCGAGGGCGCCGACGTACTGAAGATGTTCCCGGCCGAGCAGATGGGGCCGGCCGTCGTCAAAGCCTGGCTCGCCGTACTGCCTGCCGGAACGATTCTGGCGCCGGTCGGCGGTATCACTCCGGACAACATGCAGGTGTTTATCGACGCGGGCGTCAAAGGCTTCGGCCTCGGTTCCGGTTTGTTCAAACCGGGCATGACGCCTGAAGAGGTGGCCGTTAACGCCAAGGCCTATGTGGCGGCCTGGAAAGCCCTTCGCTGA